ATTAAGTTCAGTGCAAGTCCACACACAAAAAGTAGCTAAAATAGTTATGCACTAGTTATACACTGGCTAATGCTTGTAAACTAAAACACTGGAGAGGGTTAAAAGTACGGAAAAGACTAGTATTTGACATGACTAGTGATTAGTTTGGAGTAActaagtgttttttattttacgaGGGAATTAAGTATTAACCTCTCATGAATGCTATCGCACTGCTTATTTAAACCacagtatgtgtatttatattttagtctGTGTAATGCCCCTAGATGATGACAGCAATGCTACAGGGGAGTGCCCTGACTGGTGCAAAGTACAGGGAGCTTTGTTGTAACATCCATAACATCAGAATAAATACAGTGACCAGTGGAGTTCCTGCAAATGTTCAATATTCATGGATGTGAATGTcaataaaagcagtaaaatgtaagTGTGTGCGTTAATTTGTTGGCATTCACTGTACCTATTTCTTTCTATATAGGATGTCTACTGATGCTATTCTCAGAGGTGTTTATGATAATGAAGGGATAACAAAATgctattgtattatattttattaaatgtttatcaaaggcaaaaaacaatacatagctcttgaaatataattaattagGATTTGGGCTGTTGATATTAACCATTCAGAAGCGAAAGTCAAATTATATCTCATTACTAATGGGTAGGTATTACATTGACAGGGTTGCTTCTTCTTAATAACATCTTATTATTGAGCtatgatgaaatgaaatatgataCAATCAGTCCAGAAGTGGCCAGGTGACACTAAATAAGACACTTGATGTGACACTTCAAAACCGAAATTAAGTTCAGTGGATGTGATGAAATGATATGAGACAGAAAAGGACCAGACCATATAGGGCAGACTGACACTTTATAATTTCATAACTAAGTGGAAATTCTGATGTCACTGCATGATAGTATAAAGGTCAGAtataaattttacattttacaaaatacagcaCAAATGGTAGTGTAAATTATTGCAATGGAAGTGTACCATTGGCAGTAGCTACTAGATATGCACTGATATGTACAGTACCTACAGTATACACCTATGCATATACAAGACTGGAATTACTGTTTAATATTAACACATATTATACAGTAGATACAAATGTATCAATGAAGTGAAATGTGTAAATGAGGATATTGATATACTTATGAACACAGaggcagagttttttttttatgtcaacattaataaaagtattaatggaagtgggtgtgtgtatgcgttATAAGTGTCATCaccgacaacaacaacaacaactatctCTGTcaagaaataattgtctcgcaataatttctgttttttaaatgatgaattctCATTCATCAATACAATATTCCCATAAAGGTTCTTTGGTATAAAAAGTAGGACAAAAAAGCGCAACAAACATGCAATTATGCAACATTATACAACTGTGATCCCAAATACCAGAAGTGATTGtcttttgtcagtttgttttccCTGGAACCATCATGGCCATCCTCGTGTTGTGACATGCCCTCAGAGGAAGCCAGCTTTTATACAGAAGATCTTGTCCCACTAGATCACTTGAAACACTACTTGAAAGCGATTTGTACACGTTATTGCCTTTGTCTGCTGATAATCAATCAATAAGACAACTCTGACCTCTGAGAAGGAGGGTGTTCAGGTCTTTTAGAGGGAACCAAGGATTTCAGTGTTGACTGCTGGTGAGTGCTGGAAGTTAAACGTTTTCTGTACTGCACACTCATTTTGAGTTTAGACCTTTAAAAGACTGACAAAAGCGTTTTTACTATCATGATGTATCTCATGACTAACATCGCAATATGAAGGCAGTTGAACAATAcaatgttatatttatatatgaagTGATGTAGAGTATAGATAGGAAAAAGCAAAACTGTGTCGGCATacaatttcacacattttatcaTATATTGTTATAGCCCTGAAAGAATGTTGTGTTGTATGAAACAAGAACTTTGGCTTAAATGTCACTCTATGCTTTTTCAGGTAAAAATTGACAACACTGCTTTATCATATGGAAAGTTcggatacatttttttataaaaagtcTAAAATTGATTTTTAAGGTACATGGCACACGGGGACAGAAATTACTGTAGTTACAGACACACCTCCTTCTTgtcttaaaagaatagtttgacatttcagGAAATATGCCAATTTGcgttcttgctgagagttagatgataagatcggtaccactctcatgtctgtacactaaatatgaaactGCAGCCAGTAGccagttagcatagcttagctgaaagactggaaacaggaaacaggaggaaacggattaaacatgaaatatagcattttaattagtgagctttgaaGTTGccggtaggtggattttgttgccttcggacagggccaggctagctgtttccagtctttatgctcggctaagctaactggctgctggctgtagcttcatattaaatgtacagaaatgagagtggtaccagtcttctcatctcactcttggcAAGTTggaagcgaataagtgtatttacatttacatatattcATTTAGCAGATGCTTTTGTCTAAACGTACAAATGATTTACAATCCAAGCCACAGCAGATCAAGGAGAAACCTTCGAGAATAAGCGCTGCAACACTCAgcgtgtatttcccaaaattttgaACTTTTGCTTTAACTATATGATCCATGAAATATCAAAGTCTAAAacgtttttctctctcattctctcctctGTGGAAGTTTCAAGAACATTAGATCTTCTGAAAATAAGAAGCAGTGGAAAAACCAGAGTGATCAGACTGCATTCATATCTGAAATGGAGTTGATGACTGGCACCAACGAGTCGATAAATGACACTACCATTTTCATGCATTGCCAACCCACCCAAGACCTTGGAACTTTGTTCCTGCTTTTTTTCATGATCATTGAAGTGATTGTGGGCCTGCCAGGAACCGTAGTAGCCTTGTGGATTTTCTGTTTCCGCATGAAATTTTGGAAACCccacactctctttctctttaacCTGGTTCTAGCTGACTTCCTGCTCCTCATCAGCGTACCCTTCCGCATCGACACCCACCTCCGAGGGGACTGCTGGGTGTTTGGACACGTCTGGTGCCGCATCAACCTCTTCATGCTGGCTGTCAATCGCTCTGCCAGTATTGCGTTCATGACAGCTGTGGCACTGGAACGCTACTTTAAAGTGCTCCATCCGCATCACTGCATCAGCCGTATGACTTTAACTCAGGCGGGTTGGCTCGCAGTCCTGATGTGGATTGCTGTGATCGCCCTTCGGATTCCGCTGGTGACCTACAACCTCCTCAACCAGAGTGGCACCGTCTCCCAGTGTCGCAGCTTCAACTCCTACATTGTAATCCCTTTGGCGATAAAGGTACACTACGTGGCCTTCACTGCAGAATTCTTCCTGCCCTGGTTCTTGTTGCTGTTCTGCTCAGCCCGGATTGCATGCTTCCTGCACAAACGGCAGATGGGCAGGCAGAAGAGGGTACGGAGGGCCATCCGAGCAGTAGGGGTGATCAGTTTGGTGTTCACCATCTGCTTCATGCCAAGTATTGTCACAGGCTTAGGCGGGATGTACATCAAGTATTTCTACCCCAAGGACGACACGTCCTACAATCTCATCACCCAGCTCTTTATGATGTGCATCGGCTTCACCTACCTCAACAGTGCTTTGGACCCTGTCATCTACTCTTTCTCTAGCTCCATGTTTCTTGATGCCCTCAAAAGCTCTTTCAGCTTTAAGAAAAAGAATGTCAGACCGGCCAACAACCCAGCTAGTAACTGCTGAAAggcagaaataataaaatattacatattttttcaaatgGATAGACTTCCCCAGAACAGGGTTGTAGGTTCAATCCTCAGATTGTTGAAGAATCTTGAGGGAGCTGCTGAACCACTCTGATAAGTGCATTGAGAACATTAACTATATGGCTAATGCTTGTAAACTAAAACACTGGAGAGGGTTAAAAGTACGGAAAAGACTAGTTTGTTTTCTCTTAGCTGATGTTCGTTTCCTATTCTATATTTGACATGACTAGTGATTAGTTTGGAGTAActaagtgttttttattttacgaGGGAATTAAGTATTAACCTCTCATGAATGCTTTCGCACTGCTTATTTAAACCacagtatgtgtatttatattttagtctGTGTAATGCCCCTAGATGATGACAGCAATGCTACAGGGGAGTGCCCTGACTGGTGCAAAGTACAGGGAGCTTTGTTGTAACATCCATAACATCAGAATAAATACAGTGACCAGTGGAGTTCCTGCAAATGTTCAATATTCATGGATGTGAATGTcaataaaagcagtaaaatgtaagTGTGTGCGTTAATTTGTTGGCATTCACTGTACCTATTTCTTTCTATATAGGATGTCTACTGATGCTATTCTCAGAGGTGTTTATGATAATGAAGGGATAACAAAATgctattgtattatattttattaaatgtttatcaaaggcaaaaaacaatacatagctcttgaaatataattaattaagaTTTGGGCTGTTGATATTAACCATTCAGAAGCGAAAGTCAAATTATATCTCATTACTAATGGGTAGGTATTAAATTGACAGGGTTGCTTCTTCTTAATAACATCTTATTATTGAGCTACAGTACActcttttgtttcacttcagtCATAGTCATTTCATTCATATCTGTATCGCTGAGCAAATCAGAGATGTGGTCTGTGATTCGGATGTCTGGAGCCAGGTAAGGATTATAGtataatttgaaaataatgttaGTCATAGATACTTTATTACGTTCTTGGAGGATGTTCTTGTCCACAGTCACTTGCAGCTCTACACAGAGCACATCAATACAGCATGTACACATTAACAATACACAAGACATACGATGCTTCAGCACAGCTATTACAGTCAATACaatgaatatgcaaatgtttGAAATGGACCAAAGGGTAATATGTGGCAGCATACCTGTGAAAGAGGGTAGgtaaacagaaagacagagagacagaaggtaGATAGAAACAGATGGGGGACAAAtcaaaggaaaaacctgaataaaagtgTTGAGAAACATATCATATGCAGATGCTTCTGTGCACCAgcgctcactgaatggtttggtgagtttgaaaatgacgtgaataaaatgctacggcctttacagtcatcagatctcaacccagttggATCTCAACACCTTTGGAAGATTGTGGACCAAcctgtaagacaatgctctccaccaccatcaccataacaccaaatgatataaaataaactCTCATCTTCAGATCTGTTCAGCGATGTCTGTGACTGcctctgatgctatatgtccttttgttatgtctggctatgtttgtttttctttctatctgctgtactcaggtctctcttgcaaaacaGATGGCGGAGGATGACACACTAGAAATAGTGAAAGTATTGGTAAAGGCAGCCTGCGCTGTTCgtcaatatttcaacatttgtgCTGTATAACAGTAAAGACTTTTATGTCTGTTGTGTCTTTGAGATTCACTTTTTCTGCaagaaatgttttactttgaaaatatGACGGCCCATCTGTTTCCTCGTGTATCGCCGTGACAAAGAGCATGACATAATTGACCCATCTTCCTCTTACAACCCTAGCTGTAGCCTAGCTACTGGCAGTGGGGGACACGCTGTGAGGACATAGCAAGCCACTGTtgacatattattttattatatacattGAAATATAAGCCTATTATGGCAATGCTCGTATTAGCATTTCTTTCTGCTCGGTAACCCTGCTGACATCTATTTATAGCGCTTCGGGTAACAGCTTAGCAGTCATTTCACTATTATTCAATCCACCATTGTCTTTTCGTACtttcatataaaatataaacgTTGTCGTGAAGCTGGTGCAACGGCGTTAAAAGATAAACGAAACACGCAATATGTAAATAATTAGTTCAATGCCGTTTGTTTATAAACCCAACTGCGGGGAAAACGAAGTGAGCTCCAGTGGCGCAATCGGTTAGCGCGCGGTACTTATATGACAGTACATTGTAGAGCAATGCCGAGGTTGTGAGTTCGAGCCTCACCTGGAGCAGTCTTTTGATACTGAGCAACTGTATGTTTTACGCGAATCTACTTCATTTTGTATTACAAATACGAGAAATCCTATTCACAACGGAATACCGATAGTGTCTCATTTTGACTAAATCACCTCTTAACGAGAATAAGCACAGTTATACagctttaaatataaaatacaagggcattcttccaaataaattgcaAGTCAGTAGGATTATTATAGTGATACCATAGAAACCAtaaaaaaatgccataaaagAGTGAGGTCACTTATATTCACTTACTATGGACACAAAGTCGGTACATagacatttaaaacatattgggaggcaaatatatatacaaatatttgtatatatacaaatagaaaatatttatattttcatatttgaaaCCCACATTTGTTTTTACCAACAAAGATATATTAtccattatttatattaatatctTGTGACAAACCTGAAACATCATAACATCATATTGTAGTAACATGGCATGTAAGATATGACTCAGTATTCTTTACAGTACAAACTCTTAAGTAGTATTTCAGCTTTACTGTAAACAGGGGGCAGTATGTCTCCATCTCTGAAAAGACCCAGTCTTTGAAAGTGTGGTGAAATAACACGCCACTCATACACTGTACTTACAGTAGGTTATATGCTGACTTCATATTTGCatcttaaaataattatttacaaaTTGTTTAAAATGGATATCAGATTTGTAATGGATATCAAACCCCACATCTTGTATGGTGTGTGATTTGATTTACATTCACAAATAGTTAAAGATGGATATCAAAACTCACATCATGCCCAAAAATAATCTTTGAAGAAAAGAATACTTCAGGTCATAGATTTTCAAGTcaaaatatttgtattgtaaATTTGATACAGATAAAGTTTCGTCATTCCACACCTGCTTGTTTTCTGGCTTCAAACTGTTTCCAGGAGACTCAATTTTACCCTGGGACCCATTTTTCCAGTTCAAAATCAATAGCATATGGTCAAATTCATTTTCTAAACACTGTAACATGacagaaatgcaaaaattaaTTATCATGCAAGTGATAAGATCATGAGTCAGTGTGAGAGAAAAGTGTTAATAATGACCTGACATGACACTTTGCAGGTCTGCCACTAGAGGTCATTGTTGTCCACTGTTTTGACTtgctagtgttttttttttcttccggTGACTGTTTGAATGTGACTggctgtgtctgctgtttgaatgaaaacagtTGGCTTTGCTTTTCCCGCTCTGTGTATTCCTTGTGCGTGTTCTCATCTCTCATACATGCAGTTACGTTTTACACAAGCTGACTTTATTATCTAGTGGGAAATGCCGCAAGACCTGCACATATGGATGTCTGAATAGGCTGTTTTTTAGTTTCATCAACATTTGTGTGTtgataaaaatgtgatttttggaGTTTGTCATCTGGTTGCTCCTGCATGTAAGTTAAACATGTAGGAATAATTTTTCATCTTGCCATGCTGCCCATTAAAACACTTAAGTACTGTAGGAGGAAAGTTATGAAGATATGAATGGTATTGTTTATGCATGAATGGAAagatggatatatatatatgggtaGATATGATATGATTGAAACCtcaattcaacacacacactcacacactggtTTCAACAGTCTTAACCCCAAGATGGATGCATAAGATGCATATTATTGACTGTCACACGCTCCAGAACAGGGTTAATGTAGAAAACACGGCCTGCTGAGAGACTTCATCTTGCTCCATTATGATCACATGAGGCCAGATGCAATGTGCATGAGATCACCATTTTGCAATGGTcggatgtgtctgtgtgtgttcatggtgttTGCGTGTATATGAGTGTTGGTTTGGAGTGCAAAGAGTACTTGATTACCCACTCAAGTAAGGAGTATTTATAGTTCACTCAAGTGTGGAATGGCAAAAGCTCACTTACACTCAAGACATTACCCTGCCTCTTCTGATCTAACAACCACACTGTCAgtttttcctgacattttcaTCCCTGTCCCTATCATCACTGTACAATACTTATTTGTCCAAACATGAGACTCTTTTCATTCTGCCAATGttgtcttttctcctcctcctcctcctcctcccatagCTGACTTTACTGGCTCCCAGCCTGAACCAGGCGTATCCTCTCAATATATActttatgtgtgtacatgttagAATAAATATGTAGCTATAGTGCAGTCAAAGTAAAATG
This region of Siniperca chuatsi isolate FFG_IHB_CAS linkage group LG11, ASM2008510v1, whole genome shotgun sequence genomic DNA includes:
- the LOC122884456 gene encoding hydroxycarboxylic acid receptor 3-like, with the translated sequence MELMTGTNESINDTTIFMHCQPTQDLGTLFLLFFMIIEVIVGLPGTVVALWIFCFRMKFWKPHTLFLFNLVLADFLLLISVPFRIDTHLRGDCWVFGHVWCRINLFMLAVNRSASIAFMTAVALERYFKVLHPHHCISRMTLTQAGWLAVLMWIAVIALRIPLVTYNLLNQSGTVSQCRSFNSYIVIPLAIKVHYVAFTAEFFLPWFLLLFCSARIACFLHKRQMGRQKRVRRAIRAVGVISLVFTICFMPSIVTGLGGMYIKYFYPKDDTSYNLITQLFMMCIGFTYLNSALDPVIYSFSSSMFLDALKSSFSFKKKNVRPANNPASNC